TTTTTTTAAATCCTGAAGTCACTTCACCAATGTCCGGATAGGTCATAAACATCTCGTTCAACAAGGCCCCCTATAAGTAGACAGTGGATACAAATGTACAGAATTAACAcagagcacaggaggttggtggcaccttaattggggaggacgggctcatggtaatggttggaggggaattagtggaatggtttgaaatacatcaaacacatggtttccatttgctccgttccagccattattatgagccgtcctcccctcagcagcctccactgacacagaGTTATTCAGAGTTAAGTCATCAAATCTATGGTACTGCACGACATCCAGAGAAAACAGTCACTGTCCATGAAATCACTGAGACATAATACAGCAGTGGtgaaacagaggaggctggtgggagcagctataggaggacaggctcgttgtaatggctggaatggaatacatgggacggtatcaaacacatcaaacatatggaaaccacaggTATGACTCCGTtctattaattccattccagccattacaatgagcctgtcctccgatagctcctcccaccagcctccactgctgtgAAAAGACAGAATAATAAACACAGAGAGGAAAGGACAGTCAGAGAGAAAACATTGAGTGCAGTGCAATGAGTATGTGTACAAAAGCTAATTCATGGTAAGAAGTACTATAGGTCTACAAAGAATACGTGAAAGCCACTCACAGGGTCAGGAGTATTCTCTCTGCATTCTCAGTTCTCAACTTCAGGAATGAGCTGTCTTTGATTGAATATCCATTCATTGTTTATGCAGCAGTCTGGTCCTCCTGTCCATCTGTCCACAtcatcatcagcagcagcagcaatgccTTGCCCCCATTTCTGAATCCATTGTCGGTCTGTGTGCTGTCTACTTTACTCTCTCCACATCTAGTCTCAGTCTCTGCAccttacacacccacacacccacacctttCATCCCGTGGCCATCTGACATGAAAGGTGGTCGAGACAGCCTCACTTCTCACTTTCATTTTAGTCTCCCCATCAATTATGAATGAATAGCTCTCTGAAGAGAAAGGGCCAGCATGGTACCCATATTGACAATTTCGCTTAGGTGAATTTATAGGTGCCTGAGCTCAATGCAGTGAACTTTGTAGGCAGATAGCTTATAGCGGTTTAGAGCGTTGGGGCAGTAACCGAAatgtcgctggtttgaatccctgatcCGTGAAGGTGAaaaaaaggtgaaaaaaatatacCGTTCTGTCCTTgagaaaggcagttaaccccaaaGAACTGCTCCCCGGGCACCGATGACGTAGACGTCTATTAAAGCAGCCGCCAGTACCTCTGTGATTCCGTGTGGTGGGGTCTCCACGATTTGCATATCCACCTCAACTCTATCTCCAGGTCTTCCCATTGTTTTGCCAGAGAACCTTTCATAGCCCTTCAAGTGCACTGGTGCCACTGTAGTTCTGCATTTTAACTCGTGGCGGCGCTACTCGCTCAAACATGAGATTTACAAATAACCTGTGCGTTCTCTTTAATCTGAACTGTAAACGGAAGTACTtcatacaggaccatagtgtacAGAACGGTAAGTGGTTTGTGTTATTTGTCTGTGCCACTACAATGATATTATGGGTGACATTGGCACGTAATGGCGGTAGTTTTGCTCCGGTTTGTGGATGTGGGCGTTTTATAATGGGAGGACACAGGCGcgtggaaagagagaaggaagagaggcaAAGTCACACGGAGGTTATTCGAAGAAAAAGCTAAACCCAGTTCGTAAATACTCGCACAATGGGTGCGAAACACGACGCCGTTCTATTGGATGGTCAAGCCACAAAAATAACGAACTATCTAAACTCTTTGTGGTGGTTTATTGCCTCCCCCCATCAGCAGTTGTCTGTTTGAATCTTGTTCCCAGCTGTTTATGTTGTGCATAGCCACTAAGCCAGCCATCTCTCACACACCTACATGTTACCACTGTATGGTGGTAAACATTAATGTCTTCTATAGGTGTCCTCCCCCTGATGTCACTGTCCAACCATAGTAGCTCAGCCTGAGTAGTGGCCCAGTTTTCTATTATGGTGACATGAAATTACATTTATTGATCATTCTTCTGTTCTCTTCCCCCTATATGTCTTATTTCAGATGGCTCACCGGCTGCTAGTCCGTAGAATTTGGACCCTCTCAGTAAAAGATCTTCGCTGTCTCCCggcctccacctcctccttctctacctctctgcgtTCATCCactacccctctatccctcctttccCCCAAACGCACTCTGCCCCGCTCCCTGCCCCACACTTCCCACAGAGAGGTCTCCTTCAATGTGCAGGACCATGAGGACTTCACAGAGAGAGTCATCAACAGTGAGCTGCCTGTGCTTATTGACTTCCATGCCCAGTGAGTAGCTAATAGATTAATTAATGAATATGCTTCATGGACCCCCAGAGGGGATATTAGGCTCCACAGCATTTACAAACTACCCTCTAATCAGAAAGCAAAGCCCCTAAGAGAGAATACATGGATAATCATCTGTCTGCCTGTTGGAATTAGACAACTGAGATGACAGCAGGAAACCATTTTTATAGAAGGTATCAAATTATGGTTTTACAACAATGCTTGTAAACCTGACCATAGCTTTTTCAACAATGCACCCAACAGGTGAATGTATTTATCAATTATATTGAGTTGGCATAACATGCTCAACAGCTTTCCTATTGTAAGACTAAAGCATAACAGTGAAAGTTGTGACTGAGTGCATATCATGTGTGATAACAACACCTTAcccatactgtatgtgtctggcTGCATGGCTTGACATCTGATGGTGTTTCCATTGGAGGGAGATCATTTGAGGTTACACAACAAGAGGCAATGCCAGGACAGCCACATTGGGTTCATGTTCTTCTAcaacgtgtcaaactcattccatgtaGGGCAAAGTGCCTgtgggttttcgctcctcccttgggCTTGATGAATGAAGGTCACTGttttagtaaggaactccccacacctggttgtcttaattgaaaggaaaaaccaaaccccagcagacactaggccctccatggaatgagtttgacacccctgctctagaaAATTACATTCACAGCCTGAATGAATATACATGCATGAATacacagtggcttgcgaaagtattcaacccttggcatttttcctattttgttgccttacaaccttgaatacaaccccccccccccattacattttttttaatcatttgatttacacatgcCTATGACTTTGAAGATTCAAAATATTTTTTGTGAAACAAGCAAGCATtatgacaaaaaaacagaacttgagcgtgcataactattcacccccccaaagtcaatactttgtagagccaccttttgtgGCAATtccagctgcaagtctcttggggtatgttcctataagcttggcacatctagccactgggatttttgcccattcttcaaggcaaaactgctctggctccttcaagttggatgggttcctctggtgtacagcaatctttaagtcataccacagattctcaattgtattgaggtctggg
This portion of the Oncorhynchus nerka isolate Pitt River unplaced genomic scaffold, Oner_Uvic_2.0 unplaced_scaffold_1185, whole genome shotgun sequence genome encodes:
- the LOC115110592 gene encoding thioredoxin, mitochondrial-like isoform X1, which encodes MWAFYNGRTQARGKREGREAKSHGGYSKKKLNPMAHRLLVRRIWTLSVKDLRCLPASTSSFSTSLRSSTTPLSLLSPKRTLPRSLPHTSHREVSFNVQDHEDFTERVINSELPVLIDFHAQWCGPCKILGPRLEKAVAKQKGKVAMAKVDIDDHTDLAIEYGVSAVPTVIAMRGGDVIDQFVGIKDDEALDSFVSKLVGQ
- the LOC115110592 gene encoding thioredoxin, mitochondrial-like isoform X2, yielding MAHRLLVRRIWTLSVKDLRCLPASTSSFSTSLRSSTTPLSLLSPKRTLPRSLPHTSHREVSFNVQDHEDFTERVINSELPVLIDFHAQWCGPCKILGPRLEKAVAKQKGKVAMAKVDIDDHTDLAIEYGVSAVPTVIAMRGGDVIDQFVGIKDDEALDSFVSKLVGQ